From Pelmatolapia mariae isolate MD_Pm_ZW linkage group LG22, Pm_UMD_F_2, whole genome shotgun sequence, a single genomic window includes:
- the LOC135933764 gene encoding histone-lysine N-methyltransferase SETDB1-B-like, which translates to MSESACEPIHSTNETSSQMTQWENSSASLNLIKKAVVVLTRLPDDKISALRPPTPPQFYSEDEFSSSSDSDMQWQPEDESSDSDFSVSNNNQKSDKNTSGDTRKPSNSSEINPSVGISPTSAHCSHETTNIHPNLPQDEVKVDMMVLARKKRMKWQRGKIVEIITKEDGRLKYKVSFEEKGKILVSGHHIAFDTTPKVEHLFVGTRVVVQCQDNKFRFRPGVLAELPSRKNHFRFLVFMDDHTPVYVGLPFFHLVCRPLENMFDDIPGGLHKHFMKQYMEDWPYPHLTKYRVGQSLNAEYLGEQQRCEVQAIDCSLIQVVFQADHHREWIYRGSIRLEHAQARFLELSARREAMNESDSD; encoded by the exons ATGTCTGAATCGGCATGTGAGCCGATTCACTCCACAAATGAAACCAGCAGCCAAATGACACAATGGGAAAATAGCTCGGCTTCTCTTAATCTAATAAAGAAAGCAGTGGTGGTCTTGACCAGACTGCCTGACGATAAGATCAGCGCCCTGCGACCGCCGACGCCTCCACAGTTCTACAGCGAAGATGAATTCTCCAGCAGCTCCGATTCTGATATGCAGTGGCAACCAGAGGATGAGTCCAGTGATTCCGATTTTTCGGTTTCGAACAATAATCAGAAATCTGACAAGAACACCAGCGGTGACACAAGGAAACCCTCCAACAGCAGTG AAATAAACCCCTCTGTTGGGATATCACCAACTTCTGCCCACTGCTCTCATGAAACTACGAACATCCATCCTAACTTACCGCAGGATGAAGTGAAAGTGGACATGATGGTCTTGGCCAGGAAGAAACGCATGAAGTGGCAGCGTGGGAAAATAGTGGAGATAATTACAAAGG AAGATGGACGGTTAAAGTACAAAGTTAGCTTTGAAGAAAAGGGGAAGATTCTAGTATCCGGTCACCACATTGCCTTTGACACCACACCAAAGGTAGAGCATCTTTTTGTCGGCACTCGGGTTGTTGTTCAGTGCCAGGATAACAAGTTCCGGTTCCGGCCTGGTGTTTTAGCCGAGCTCCCCAGCAGAAAGAACCACTTCAG GTTCTTGGTCTTTATGGATGATCACACGCCGGTCTATGTCGGCTTACCTTTTTTTCACCTGGTTTGCAGACCGT TGGAAAACATGTTTGATGACATTCCCGGCGGCCTTCATAAGCATTTCATGAAACAGTACATGGAGGACTGGCCGTACCCTCATTTGACCAAATACAGGGTTGGACAGAGCCTCAATGCAGAATACCTCGGAGAGCAGCAGAGGTGTGAGGTGCAGGCGATTGACTGCAGCTTGATACAGGTTGTTTTTCAG GCTGACCATCACAGAGAGTGGATCTACAGAGGCTCCATACGCCTGGAACACGCACAGGCTAGGTTTTTGGAACTGAGCGCGAGGAGAGAGGCCATGAATGAGTCTGACTCTGACTAA